The Quercus lobata isolate SW786 chromosome 4, ValleyOak3.0 Primary Assembly, whole genome shotgun sequence genome segment aatccaattgacacaaggccagatgggttggaaccgtgacttaaatatctacaactttccatttttgagtttttcgaaattctcaatttttgaaggccgaaattaactcacaagttaccgCTATAAACCtggacggaaattaaaatagtaaatgttttattttctttggacacttagacattagggttttgaagggaggctgtgtagaacgaattttggagagaaaaacttgtatttttcctttctctaatggcagcctaaactctttgctagggctaggggttatgtttcttctatacggtatgaatattcaatgtgattctttctaggattttatcaacaacatatttgattgttcaattagatttcttttgatgtattagttcttccatgctttcaataagttcaatcatgtttttcttattgtttagaggaatttctaatagtttcaaatagaaatcaggttttaaagtgaatggatttttctgaaaacttttctaaccgcattattaaTCGAGGTTTtcatgcgttcttgaattgtctcagttcaaccgaatcataagtttttaattgtataagaacaatcaattatgaaatagatattttcttagatcataaaaaatttcatttcgaTATAGAGAAACACCCCGATGtcctagtatttacattattgatttaaataagttatcattgttattcttgtttacaattaccagacaaaaattattcttcatcttcaccaaaaggttttttaattacattgtctttgaatttaccccgCTCCTTGTGATTCGACCTCGgtactccgagaattatattgctatgATCTCttgcacttgggagtgagcaagtAAGATCCACTTTTCATgtattttccttctttcaaTTAAAGACCCTAAAAGTTGTGTTGTAATTCTTGGAAAGATGCAATAATGAAAGACCAGCTTATGTGCTCCCCAATTAAACGTCATTCAGGTTGTGATTTCTTGATTGAGTCTCACCTGTCTCAACCTAAAAACACAGTAAATACTGCCACGCCGCTAATCCACACCATGTCTTTACCTTAAGCAATCACTCTAGAAGCCAAGGCAAGAGAAGTGACTCAGTCACCGCATCTACAACAACACTGAGGCATGCCAATCCACGCCATGTCTTTAAAACACATTTGGTATAGAGTAGGAGATTATAGAGGCATAACGCACATCTGTAGAACTCAAACTATATGCATGGAATTGAGTGAGTAGCTTGAAAATGGAGCATATAAGAATGCTTATGGCAAACAGAATGGGCAATAATACCTTATAATTTTAGACATTTTACCCACCAACCAGATGCTCAAACCATCAAACAGAACCCTTTAATGGGTTTGCAAGCGTAATCAGATGGGTCTACACATTAGCATggctaacaaaaaaataatactactTATCACAAAAAGAAATACAGACCAAATAGAGATAACAACAGAAAAGTAAGCTAGGAAAGGTATTCTAGCAAGGGATTCTTGCATAAATATCCTGCAATTTTTGTATATGGGTAGTTATCACAACAAATTTAGAATTTTGGATGAATAAAATTCATATCTCTAATACAATTCTCAAGTAACTCATAGCCTAGAATGACCAAACCATTGAAACTTTTTACCCATTCAGTCAAACTGGACATTTGGACAATGGCAGCAGTGGGCCTTCACATTTTGTAACTTGTGATTTAAGGGTTAAACCTTTTCCTTAGAACTTTGAAGTTAGGTTTGTTTTGTGAAACTCACACTAGTGTCAACATTCATTACTCATCTCTCCTCAGGCTTCTGGGCAGGAAATGTTGGAAGCCAATTCAGACATTTTCGATATTTTTCATCCTTAGAAAGTAAGTCTACTACTATGGAGGCTGTGGAGGCATCTGGTGACACATTTTTCTCCACCATCTTGTGGAGAAGTTCAACTACTTTTGGCAACTCATTATTCAGGAAGAAACCACGCATAAGCGTATTATATGTGACCACATTTGGAGCACAACCCCTTTCTTCCATTTCTTGAAACAAATCATTTGCCTTTTCCAAATCTGTTTTATTACAAAGCCCATGAATCAAGATGGAGTATGTTACAACAGTTGGCACTAGGCCTCTATAGGATAATCTGTGAAATATCTGCCAAGCAAGTTCAAGTTTCTTTGCTTTACACAACCCATCAATGAGAGAGTTGAAAATTTCAATGCTAGGCTCAAACTTCATATTTTCTAAAGTATTAAATAAATCCATTGCTTCTGGAAGGCACTCATTCTTGCAAAGCCCATCGAGGAGTATATTATATGTACTTGAATTTGGTACCAAATGATTAAATTGCATTTCACCGAACAGCTTATGTGCATCCTTGACCTTACCTGCCTGAAAAAGACCTGTTAATAAGGTGTTATACGTTATAACTGTTGGCCTAACTCCCTTATGAATCATTCTCTTATAATAATTCATAGCTTCCTCAATCTTCCAATTCTTGCAATATCCATTCATCAACACATTGTAACTTACAGCATTAGGTTCACATCCTTTGCTTGCCATAGAATCAAAAAGCTCCTTTGCCTCATCAAGTCTACCTACCAAACAGAACCCATCCATCAATGTGTTATAAGTAAACATGTCAGGAACCTCACCTCTTTGAACCATCAATTCTAATAATCCATTTGCTTCCTTCATCTTACCCTCCTTGCAAAGAACATCTATCAACACATTGAATGTCACCAAGTTAGGTTGGACACCTTGATCCACCATTTCATTAAACAAACCTTTAGCCTCCTCCCATTTACCTCCATAACAAAAACCGTGTATTAGAGAGCTATAAATGACCACGTCTGGAAATATTCCCCCACCCTTCATTTCCAAGAAAAGTGCTTTTGCATTATCTACCAACCCATCCTTACAAAGCCCATCAATAATGGTACCATAACAAACTACATTAGGCTTACAATTGGCACCAAATTGACCGTTTAGCATTTCAACATGTAACTTAAGCGCAACACCAGTGTTCCCCGTTCGACACAACCCATTAATCAAAGTCCCATATGTAATCACGTTAGGCATACAACCCACCTTGACCATTTTCTTAAACAAACCAACTGCATCACCAATCCTATCCTCCTTACATAACCCCTTAATCAAAGACGTATAAGTCACAGTATTGGGACTACAACCTCTCCTCAAAATACTCCCTAGGACCACAAAACCATCACAAACTCGATTCAAATTACAAAAGCAATTCAGTAAAATGTTTAAAGTAATAAAGTCAGGCAACAACCCAGTTAAATTCATTCTTTGGCAAAGTGAAATCACACTAGAATAATGCTTATTCTTAGAAAGTGCACCAAGTAAATAATTGAATGATGACATTGGTGGTGTTGGTTGCAAAGACAGCATGTGATCAAAGCAGTGCAATGCTTCATTGAGATTGACATAACCTGACACACAacttattttcaagaaattttcaaGTGGGGTTTGGAATGGAACATTGGGAAGTGagttttttggtaaaattttgggatttgaGGAAGTGGGTCTACGACTATGTTGCTTGGTGAACAAAGAGGAGaggaaaaatgaattttttggtGATGATGTGAAATTTGAAGTTGTGGGTTCATGTGAGTATgtgaataaagaagaaagattaCCTTTTGGAGCAattgttgaagaagaagaagaagaagaagaagaagatgacaaaACAGCAGACGCAGAAGCAGcaggtgaagaagaagaagttctGATAACCATTTGGATCCCAGGACTTTAGAGAAGGGAGTGTGAGGTTTTGCTTTTAATTATGGTTGTACCTTTTTCACAACTCCTTACCCGAGTCCAATCAAAACTGGATACGGGTTCCACTGTGTCGGGCCTATCCACATTCATTTGGTAGTTTTTTGAAcacagagttttttttttttttttttttttttttaataatattagaaAACATAAATGCGAAGTTTTTCAACAATATCCGAATCAtgaattgtttctcaaaaaaaaaaaaaaaagattctatttgtaaggacgcgattcgtggcggaccgtaacagtgtcgggttcgcacgtaaaaaggcccctaacaatatcatttgtagagcgtgggtttggaaggctaggcccaggttgacaggcggtgggtttttcgcggtattcgtacaagtttaagttttccttcacccctggagtctttctcctggaggtgggctgggaggctctggtttttagccatttttcccaaccccctctttaggttacttgtttttccttttatatttgcctgcgttcattgtctttcgtccacgtatagggtcaacctttccaagattgatatttgtcccatcagcccatattcaaagtcgttgggggtggttgtaaaagccaaagaatgcggctctgtcaggttcagagcattgaatggcagtaagggcagctttccctggatattttagatctttcttcctagtttcagtcctataccgtttttaaccttctttcaggggggactttgggtctgccgaggactgagctatcctcggcggtatcccaaggctattttgtcgagcttgggccatagccctcctcggcttgggccttcggattctccccgggtagatgggcctggcccataaatcatttgggccccacaatagcccctcaaaacccggctgtccaacctcttggttggaaaggggggttttggtgatgccgaacctcttcccacggcccaatcaatttggcctattaataatgctggcggctcttcatctgtccaagaaatgcgccggtctatgagacagtttttgatttcgcgcttgatgcgctcttatcgtttgggtttcccaaaacgtgcttttaatgaccgctatttacgagactactttaattcggcggtttgttttgatggggtggagaaacggaaccggcatgtttgtgttggcagattcctttggagatctgaacctattaaatgtctcccgctccaccctctgtataagaaggaaaggaggaggttattgtttttgtaaagaattccttctcatccttctgagatttgaaatacttggcctcccctagggttcattttgcccactggttcacaaactaaatcgtgatacactttatcataacaacgagtgatgcaggagccaaacccctcccataaacgccatgttccaataaagctcattatggctcgatcgggacagggatggcgaagactcaaaatcaacctcacccttctttcagtcaaaatccgaagcaggaacttgtcacgtcaaactttcggcgtgactgagtcgagaacacctatcatcagtaccaaccgctctcctatgagcatacctagtatggctctagtgtgttgggagtcaagatcgaggcagggactaaatGTCtctacttctttctctcttccttcactggtgctatcctccgtctccctttcttagtcttcccagcaccagttctatcctggtgctttcacttctccctcttttactcctttttctttcttttcatctcttctctcttcttctcctccttctttactcatgtcctccatcttcttcattgatttcttccttactatttccttctctttcattttttttttttttcaaagaaggttcttatcgtaatatgagcagtattgaggcagagattggagagactttgaagacgagtttaaaagacgcctgccagtttacttatctgttctacggatgtaattgttgcttaggcagttctcattttgtataggctcgtttgagccctcctttgtacgttgtaataatttttcgtattaataaaaattgttgttattttatttcgcatgttttgtctctatgccttttcttttcttctttttttttttttaaattcacaaacgctgctcggcacaataatatagcatctaaatcaatgacgaataagaccaaaatgcttgataataaaaagatgtcgccataactttaataaaaatgcttggcacaataaggccgaccagtgaaaagtaatacttaccc includes the following:
- the LOC115983681 gene encoding putative pentatricopeptide repeat-containing protein At1g12700, mitochondrial; translation: MVIRTSSSSPAASASAVLSSSSSSSSSSSTIAPKGNLSSLFTYSHEPTTSNFTSSPKNSFFLSSLFTKQHSRRPTSSNPKILPKNSLPNVPFQTPLENFLKISCVSGYVNLNEALHCFDHMLSLQPTPPMSSFNYLLGALSKNKHYSSVISLCQRMNLTGLLPDFITLNILLNCFCNLNRVCDGFVVLGSILRRGCSPNTVTYTSLIKGLCKEDRIGDAVGLFKKMVKVGCMPNVITYGTLINGLCRTGNTGVALKLHVEMLNGQFGANCKPNVVCYGTIIDGLCKDGLVDNAKALFLEMKGGGIFPDVVIYSSLIHGFCYGGKWEEAKGLFNEMVDQGVQPNLVTFNVLIDVLCKEGKMKEANGLLELMVQRGEVPDMFTYNTLMDGFCLVGRLDEAKELFDSMASKGCEPNAVSYNVLMNGYCKNWKIEEAMNYYKRMIHKGVRPTVITYNTLLTGLFQAGKVKDAHKLFGEMQFNHLVPNSSTYNILLDGLCKNECLPEAMDLFNTLENMKFEPSIEIFNSLIDGLCKAKKLELAWQIFHRLSYRGLVPTVVTYSILIHGLCNKTDLEKANDLFQEMEERGCAPNVVTYNTLMRGFFLNNELPKVVELLHKMVEKNVSPDASTASIVVDLLSKDEKYRKCLNWLPTFPAQKPEER